A genomic window from Candidatus Acididesulfobacter guangdongensis includes:
- a CDS encoding Do family serine endopeptidase, whose product MKLKFKPDAKIIGAAVAVFIGLIAGVIITANLHLLKKSNAAANPPLIYTTKNSEMPAQNGPKNFIALIRQDKPFVVNIRTTQQIKGGPSIMYQNPFGNEPNPFGQFFHNFFNSQPQSSYTEESLGSGVIISKNGYIITNNHVIKGATKIYVKLYNGRTYKARVIGKDPNVDLALLKIHVNKSLPAAVLGDSAKSQIGEWVLAIGNPFGLGWTVTDGIISAKGRAIGGPYEDFIQTNAAINPGNSGGPLINMKGQVVGINTAIIKGATGIGFSIPINVVKEVLPELETGKITRGWLGIEIQAISPSLEKAFHLHTTYGALVSSVLPNSPASRAGLKSGDIIIKYNGYKVKEMSQLPWLVGNTKPGTTVPMEILRNGKKINLNITVGNWKSPKNVFKAKKVTTDKFGIAVVPLTASNMQKYGLQNVHHGVIVTKIIPGSIAQKMGLMPGDVIQEINHSVCSNITEYKQEIKNAEKENQYLLFVRRGSMKLYLAYSK is encoded by the coding sequence ATGAAATTAAAGTTCAAACCAGACGCTAAAATTATCGGTGCAGCCGTTGCTGTTTTTATCGGTTTAATAGCAGGGGTTATTATTACGGCAAATTTGCATCTGCTTAAAAAATCCAATGCCGCAGCAAATCCGCCGTTGATTTATACGACAAAAAATTCTGAGATGCCGGCTCAAAATGGACCTAAGAATTTTATCGCGTTAATTAGACAGGATAAACCTTTTGTAGTTAATATAAGAACTACTCAACAGATAAAAGGCGGACCTTCTATTATGTATCAGAATCCGTTTGGGAATGAACCGAATCCATTTGGTCAGTTTTTTCATAATTTCTTCAACAGTCAGCCTCAATCTTCATATACTGAAGAAAGTCTCGGTTCCGGAGTTATTATAAGTAAAAACGGATATATCATAACAAATAATCATGTTATAAAAGGCGCTACCAAGATATATGTTAAACTTTACAATGGCAGGACTTATAAAGCGCGTGTTATCGGTAAAGACCCGAATGTTGATTTAGCATTACTGAAGATTCATGTGAACAAAAGTCTTCCGGCGGCTGTGCTCGGGGATTCTGCTAAGTCTCAAATCGGAGAGTGGGTTCTTGCCATAGGTAATCCTTTTGGTTTAGGCTGGACGGTAACAGACGGCATTATAAGCGCTAAAGGACGCGCAATAGGTGGTCCTTATGAAGATTTTATACAGACTAACGCTGCAATAAACCCTGGAAATAGCGGAGGACCTCTAATTAACATGAAAGGGCAGGTCGTCGGCATAAATACCGCGATAATAAAAGGCGCAACGGGGATAGGTTTTTCAATTCCTATAAACGTTGTCAAGGAAGTTTTGCCGGAGCTTGAAACGGGAAAAATTACCAGAGGATGGCTTGGTATTGAAATACAGGCAATCAGCCCGTCCCTTGAAAAAGCATTTCATCTTCATACGACATATGGAGCATTGGTATCATCAGTATTGCCGAATAGTCCAGCGTCAAGAGCAGGATTGAAGAGCGGAGATATTATAATTAAATATAACGGTTATAAAGTCAAAGAAATGTCGCAATTGCCATGGCTCGTAGGTAATACTAAACCTGGAACTACCGTTCCTATGGAAATTTTAAGAAACGGAAAAAAAATAAACCTTAATATCACGGTAGGGAACTGGAAAAGTCCTAAGAATGTATTTAAAGCAAAAAAGGTTACAACCGATAAGTTTGGAATAGCTGTTGTCCCTTTAACTGCCTCTAATATGCAAAAATATGGACTTCAAAATGTACATCACGGAGTTATTGTTACAAAAATTATACCGGGAAGTATTGCTCAGAAGATGGGGTTAATGCCGGGCGATGTTATACAGGAAATAAATCATTCCGTATGCAGCAACATAACTGAATATAAACAGGAAATAAAAAATGCGGAGAAAGAGAACCAGTATTTATTATTTGTCAGACGCGGAAGCATGAAGCTGTATCTGGCTTATTCAAAATAA
- the selB gene encoding selenocysteine-specific translation elongation factor gives MHEKKFIIIGTAGHIDHGKTSLIKILTGKDTDRLTEEKKRGISIVLGYADIVLPSGIHAGIVDVPGHAKFIKTMVSGSTGMDMVILLIAADDGIMAQTIEHFNILKILGVNIIIPVLTKIDTVDNNIVIQREKEIVEFYENNGLNINDRNIIKVSSKTKEGINNLIQRLDYFASKLLSSADSGVKLNAKPFLPIDRVFSLKGIGTVVTGTLKYGKFSVNDEIEIMPESIRAKIKSIESHNENIQVAFNSTRTALNIPGVEKQAINTGDVVSLKNSLLPSDKILAKFYYLKSNKKELKNLINITFMTGSLNLFAKIIIIPRHENNKKIMPGEWAYIIIKLDKKISSVAKERFIIRDNSIAGTIGGGIIIDPFMDFKYYISQEKYFEEILSDDVLDNVMGFIRLSGNSADLDNIYKKFYFTYENFTSYINKLKEKGLIITDSKNKFAALKEKYIDLKKTLNENIKLLSEKKLIQKSIQTGISKKELYRLYEKNFHTSILDIALNELIDDKLVVSEEGNIYIAGSVKNTENELSEEYNKLIEKIESIFKSSGNSTPSPDEIEKKININKKLLNFLISTMVKSQKLVKIKFDLYYLKDQIDLIQKELNDFFKINDKLEPKDMKDIANVSRKYAIPLLEYFDGIGFTVKKENYRIKAAK, from the coding sequence ATGCATGAGAAGAAATTTATTATTATAGGAACGGCAGGACATATAGACCACGGTAAGACTTCGCTTATAAAAATCCTTACCGGCAAAGATACCGACAGACTTACAGAAGAAAAAAAAAGAGGCATCAGTATAGTCTTAGGCTATGCCGATATAGTTTTACCATCAGGAATTCATGCAGGGATAGTTGATGTTCCCGGTCACGCCAAGTTCATAAAAACAATGGTTTCAGGTTCAACCGGAATGGATATGGTTATCTTGCTTATAGCCGCAGATGACGGTATTATGGCACAGACGATAGAGCATTTTAATATTTTAAAAATACTGGGCGTTAATATTATAATTCCGGTTCTTACAAAAATTGATACGGTTGATAACAATATTGTAATTCAAAGAGAAAAAGAAATTGTAGAATTTTATGAAAATAACGGATTAAACATTAATGATAGGAATATAATCAAGGTTTCGTCAAAAACAAAGGAAGGAATTAATAATTTAATTCAAAGATTGGACTATTTTGCTTCAAAACTCTTAAGTTCAGCTGATTCAGGCGTAAAATTAAATGCAAAGCCATTTTTACCTATAGACAGGGTTTTTTCTTTAAAAGGCATAGGTACGGTTGTAACAGGTACATTAAAATATGGCAAATTTTCAGTTAATGACGAGATTGAGATAATGCCGGAAAGCATAAGAGCGAAGATTAAGAGCATCGAATCCCATAACGAGAATATTCAGGTTGCATTTAATTCTACAAGAACTGCCTTAAACATTCCGGGTGTTGAAAAACAAGCTATAAATACAGGAGATGTTGTTTCATTAAAAAACAGTTTATTGCCGTCCGATAAAATTCTTGCTAAATTTTATTATCTGAAATCGAATAAAAAAGAATTAAAAAATTTGATAAACATTACTTTTATGACCGGCAGTTTAAATTTATTTGCAAAAATTATCATTATACCCAGACATGAAAATAACAAAAAAATAATGCCAGGTGAATGGGCGTATATAATAATTAAATTAGACAAAAAAATTTCTTCAGTTGCGAAAGAAAGATTTATTATAAGGGATAACAGCATTGCAGGGACTATTGGCGGAGGTATTATAATAGACCCGTTTATGGATTTTAAATATTACATCAGTCAAGAAAAATATTTTGAAGAAATATTGTCGGATGATGTATTAGATAATGTTATGGGTTTTATTAGACTGTCAGGAAATTCTGCCGATTTAGACAATATTTATAAAAAATTTTATTTTACCTATGAAAATTTTACAAGTTATATAAATAAATTAAAAGAAAAAGGATTGATCATTACAGATTCAAAAAATAAATTTGCCGCTTTAAAAGAAAAATATATTGATTTAAAAAAGACTTTAAATGAAAATATAAAACTACTCAGTGAAAAAAAATTAATTCAAAAATCAATTCAGACTGGGATATCAAAAAAAGAACTTTACCGCCTGTATGAAAAAAATTTTCATACCTCAATTTTAGATATTGCGTTAAACGAATTGATTGACGACAAATTAGTTGTCAGCGAAGAAGGCAATATTTATATTGCCGGCAGCGTAAAAAATACCGAAAATGAATTATCGGAAGAATATAATAAACTGATAGAAAAAATAGAAAGCATCTTTAAATCTTCCGGCAACAGCACCCCTTCGCCAGATGAAATAGAAAAAAAAATAAATATAAATAAAAAGCTGTTAAATTTTCTTATAAGCACAATGGTTAAATCTCAAAAATTGGTTAAAATAAAATTTGATTTGTATTATTTAAAAGACCAGATTGATTTGATTCAGAAAGAATTGAACGACTTTTTCAAAATAAATGATAAACTTGAACCTAAAGATATGAAGGATATAGCTAATGTTTCCAGAAAATACGCTATTCCGTTATTAGAATATTTTGACGGTATCGGCTTTACCGTCAAGAAAGAAAATTACAGAATAAAAGCCGCAAAATGA